From the Candida dubliniensis CD36 chromosome 2, complete sequence genome, the window AAACTTACAAGACAAAagagatgaagaaattgtgCTTGGGAAACAAGTAACTGGTGattttgttattgatgACACACCTAGTAGCAAAGCTGGGAAATTAccaaagaaattgaaaaccaAAGAGATTTTAACTAATAAATCTAAAATACCTGcattaatcaatcaaagaCATCAGAAAAGGGGAGAAAACACTATTCAAGGGGTCAAAAAAACTGATCTTTTAAGATTGATTCAACTAAATGGGGGGAAATTCAAAAGCGAGGATAAATACGTTCATCGTTTGGAACAGGATGGAATTGTGAGCGGGTCAAGTCAAGATTTATGGGATGATGCtgattttaatgaaaagaagaagaagaagattccCGACTTTATCGAATCTACAGCAGAGGTTACTAAGGCAACAGTTGTTCCTAAAACTTTAAAGGTGAAACCAATTAAAATCACAACTAATGAATTGACCGATAAAAAGATTCATGCTGGTAAATCATATAATCCATCTTTAGAGTCTTGGAAAGAGTTGATTAGTCAGGAATATGACATTGAATATAAACACGAATTAACTCGACAACAAATTGAGGAACATCGTAATAAGATCCAGGAGTTGATGGTTACTTTAGATGGTAATATGTTATCCGATAGtgacgatgatgacgaAGACGATGACAAagtggaagaagaagagcAGTTGAATGAAAATGGTGAAAAGGATTATTCCTTATCTATTAATAAACCTAATAAAATCAAGATCAAAACTAAGaccaaaagaaataaagaGTTAAAGCACAAGGAAAGAGTCAAGTTGGAGcaagaaatcaaagaattgaagaagCAGTTGAAAGATTTGTCGAATTTGGATGAAATATTAGAAAAACAAGTAGCTAAAGATAAGAACCAAccaaatgaaaagaaacgtaagagaagagaaaaattgtttaaatattCGCTTGTTGAAACTCCATTAGAAGTTAAATTGTCAGATGAGTTGAGTGggaatttgaagaatttgaaaccaGAAGGTAATTTGTACTACGATCAAATGTTGAGTTTACAATCCAGTGGGAAAATCGAATCCAGAGTGCCTGTTagcaagaaaagaaaatattcgAAAAAAATCACTGAAAAATGGACTTACaaagatttcaaataaagCTTCGTTTGTGTTTCATATACATGTTGTCTTGCCACTTTCAAGTTTCGATAAATAAACTAGtttattctctttttctgttCTTTTTAACCTATATCATAGTAATATACACATGCTAAGTTCGTTTCAACGTCTAATACAAAACCTTTACTCCCTTCTCTTAACCTAAGATAATTCCCATTCGCCAAATGCATAACCCCTGAATAATCTTTCTCTTAATGTGAAATATTCGTCTCTGTATGGAGTCCAGTACCTTTGCTCGATCTTTTCAGCGGTCTTGAATGATTCAGGAGCAACAGCTTCACTACTTTGACCCCGTTTGACCCCAGTCAATAGCAAATCTCTGGCCATCATTTTGTCATCCCATTCGTCCAAATGGTATCTATCATTCTTCCAGCCATTATCCCAGTATCTAATGAATTGGACACCATGACCTGccaaaccaaaaaatgCAGTCATTATAGCATATGGTAACAACCCTTCAAATGGAACCGGCATTGTTTAAGtatcaaattatttattatagaGAATATGTAAAAGTATAGTGATACTAGAGAATGATTATCGCAGTGAGTgagaaaattattttcagtTGGGTTTTGATTGGTTAACGAAATGTATGAGAAGGAGaaggtaaaaaaaaaaaaacagacAATTAATTGTCTTTACACACGACTCTTTTTGGATGCAAAATGACAACAACTAATAAAGAGAGTATTGCTAATATAGCTAATCATGTGAGTGAGCAAAGTGTAGATAGAAAAATAGCTTCAAGTAAAGTTGAGAATAAGTGGGTTCATATTT encodes:
- a CDS encoding ribosomal biogenesis protein, putative (from Pfam: this nucleolar family of proteins are involved in 60S ribosomal biogenesis; specifically, in the processing beyond the 27S stage of 25S rRNA maturation.), whose product is MSEEIIPKNSSKPQSSRKGKRAWRKNIDIQDIEQNLQDKRDEEIVLGKQVTGDFVIDDTPSSKAGKLPKKLKTKEILTNKSKIPALINQRHQKRGENTIQGVKKTDLLRLIQLNGGKFKSEDKYVHRLEQDGIVSGSSQDLWDDADFNEKKKKKIPDFIESTAEVTKATVVPKTLKVKPIKITTNELTDKKIHAGKSYNPSLESWKELISQEYDIEYKHELTRQQIEEHRNKIQELMVTLDGNMLSDSDDDDEDDDKVEEEEQLNENGEKDYSLSINKPNKIKIKTKTKRNKELKHKERVKLEQEIKELKKQLKDLSNLDEILEKQVAKDKNQPNEKKRKRREKLFKYSLVETPLEVKLSDELSGNLKNLKPEGNLYYDQMLSLQSSGKIESRVPVSKKRKYSKKITEKWTYKDFK